The Cyclopterus lumpus isolate fCycLum1 chromosome 3, fCycLum1.pri, whole genome shotgun sequence genome includes the window ccaGTGGTGTGtaaagtacccaaaagcaatacttgagtagAAGTAAAGATACCGTACTGGAAAAAGGACtccagtaaaagtgaaagtcgAGCAtatgagaatactacttgagtaaaagtcttaatGTATCTGATacttactgtacttaagtatcaaaagtaatgttctgatattaaatgtacttaagtattgaaagtaaaagtacatgtacatgctgttaataaaaaagcaaagggtcagatTTTTGAGAATTttgaagtttattcttttaagtgctttGGCACCAGGACCAAGGACAAGGAGTTATAAACATAACTGTGTTGGCTGTGATCCATCAGGAGCAACAATGCAATTTTGCATCTACTATCAACTTATCATAATTTTCTGAAAAGCAAAATGACACTATGAAGGCAttgtaacagtgtgtttataagtatgctcattctgactagaggatgtagagggcaaatgcataatattgtgttcattatAAATATCAACTTGATGCATCTGGTCAGTGTTTTGAGGACACCTTCCTTTAAATTCCTCTGGGCCTGATCTGAAGACAATAGGCAAAGGTTTTGCTCAAGCTGAATCTGCAATTGGGCGACTGCTTCCATCATAACTCGATGTGAACATGATAAATACTAAAGCAGAAAGTAACAACCCAGTCATTACTTGAAACTGAAAAATGTCCCGTTCATCTTCAAAAGAAGTTGGTTTTCAAAATTGCGAGAATTCAGTCTCGCCCTTTTTGGGCTGAAGACTCGTCCTGCGATGCTAAACAACATTTCATAGGCCGCTGAGGCAGGTAGAGTTATGAGTTACTCTATAGTTAAAGGTGCgtaactgtgtatatatatatatatatatatatatatgtatatatatatgtatatatatatatatatgtatgtatatatatatgtatatatatatatatatgtatatatatgtatatatatatatatatatgtatatatatatgtatatatatatatatgtatatatatatatacatatgtatacatatatatatatatatgtatatatatatatatatgtgtatatatatatatgtatatatatatgtatatgtatgtatgtatatatatatatgtatgtatatatatatgtatgtatatgtatatatatatatatatatatgtatgtatatatatatatatgtatatatatatgtatatatatatgtatatatatatgtatatatatatgtatatatatatatatatatatatgtatatatatatatatatgtatatgtatatatatatatatatgtgtatatatgtatatgtatatatatatatatatatgtatatatatgtatgtatatatatgtatatatatatatgtatatatatatgtatgtatatatatatatatatatatatacgtgtatatatatatatatacgtgtatatatatatatatacgtgtatatatatatatacatatatatatatatatatatatatatatacatatatatatatatatatgtgtatatatatatatgtgtatatatatatatgtgtatatatatatgtatatatatgtatatatatatgtatatatatgtatatatatatatgtatatatatgtatatatatgtatatatatatatatatatatgtgtatatatatatatgtatatatatatgtatatatatgtatatatatgtatatatatatatatatgtgtatatatatatatgtgtatatatatatatgtatatatatatatatgtatatatatatatatgtatatatatgtatgtatatatatgtatatatatatatatatgtatatatatgtatatatatgtatgtatatatatgtatatatatatatatgtatatatatatatatatgtatatatatgtatgtatatatatgtatatatatatatatatatgtatatatatatatatgtatatatatgtatatatatatatatgtatatatatgtatgtatatatatatatatatatatacgtgtatatatatatatacatatatatatatatatatacatgtgtatatatatatatgtgtatatatatatatatatatgtatatatatgtatatatatatatatgtatatatatatgtatatatatatatgtatatatatgtatatatatatgtatatatatatatgtatatatatgtatatatatatatgtatatatatgtatatatatatatatgtgtatatatatatatgtatatatatatatatatatatatgtatatatatatatatgtatatatgtatatatatatatatgtatatatgtatatatatatatatgtatatatatatgtatatgtacatatacatacatatatatatatatacatatacatacatatatatatatatacatgtatatatgtatatgtatatatatgtatatgtatgtatatatatatacatacatatatatatatatatacatatacatatacacacatacatatacatatatatacatatacatatacacacacatatatatatacacacatatatatatacacatatagatatacatatatatatatacacatatatatacacatatatatatatacacatacatacatatatatacacatatacatacatatatatatacacatatacatacatacatatatatacatatatatatatacatacacagtctctatagagctATGGGTGGGTGACTACAggtgggtaactgctcaaatggaagtgcagagaagggtgtaagactacaactctgcttcctgatctgaaccctgggtagtaatggattaagtccgttaatcaacttccCATTGGCGTAAAACATTAGTTAGACCCTCCCATCAGCGTATGAATGATGATATGTAGTGCTAAAGAGGTTTAAGTGGTCAGAAGGCGAGAAAAGATCTGTACAAGTACATTCCATTTAATATTTGCACAATGAATtgtttataatacataatatttcACGACAGAAGACAgagttttaaataaagttgttttattaaagatgatcCAGCTCAATAATAACAAACTGAACACAAACTTCCTGTAAAcgctaataataaaaaatgatgcAGGTGACTAGTctactctgacacacacatctactgtaataaattatatgtacagtcCATCTGTGACTCCATCAGACACAAAGAGCCCTCACTCTGCAGCGTTGGAGTCTGTAGAGAGAAAACATGAACGTTAACTACAGAGAAAACATGCAGACATAATGTACATGCAGACAAAGTATAAGatagtgtgtacacacacacacacacacacacacacacacacacacacacacacacacacacacacacacacacacacacacacacacacacacacacacacacacacacacacacacacacacacacacacacacacacacacacacacacacacacacacacacacacacacacacacacacacacacacacacacacacactctgactaAACAATGTAAATCAGTCCTGACTGTTGAACACAGGTACCAGAGCGGGTcagtatgaaatatgaaacgtaATCTTTTTATACTTATCATTTATCACTTTTGTTCTGGGTTGATTCGCTCTTTCCGTCACAGGCAACAATTTTGACCTTGTCGACCTTCACGAGGTCCGTCACCTCCCTGAACTCTACGTCGTTCAGGACAAATGTCCACACGTTGTCACAGAACCTGTAGGTGTTCAGGGACCCCTGGTGGTAGGAATACATGGTATTAGGGTTTAGGCTTGGGTTAGAGGGGCAGAGGAGAGGTTAGGCTTGGGGGGCAGAGGTGGACTCACCCTGAAGTTGACTCTGTTGCGGACTCGGTTGGCAAGCGCTGTGTTGATTGCTTTATCAAACTGGAGGAGGACCTGAAGAGCCAGCTGAGGAGTGATCTGCTGAGTCTGAACACacaattatgagctgtttaacttcctTACACTAGTTATCAGCAGATTATAATACAGCAGTAAAATTACTAATGACTATAATTATGTTCatccataataatacaatctgTGATCTCCTTATgatttgaaatgtgtgtttcatgtaaATCACAACCATAGATGACTAAGTAAACTGAAATAGTAATTGAATATCGGAAATTGGTGTGGACCCTAAACCTTGGTGTTAATGTGGACCCTAACCCAACTCTTTGTGTAGGTCTGGACCCTAACCTATTGTGTTGGTGTGGAGCCTAACCCTTAATGTTGGTGTTGAACCCTAACCTGGGGTGTTGGTGTTGAACCTAACCCTAATGTTTGGTGTGGACCCCCACCCTTGGTGTTGGTCTAGACCCTAACCCTTTGTATGGACTACGTGGTCCGCGTCTGCGGGTCTTATGTCCAAAGTTCCTGCTTGTCATGTCAGCGTGACATTTATGAAGATCGCTAATAACTatatcaataaaaacacacggCGTTCATGAGCGGAGATGTCATCAGATAAAACATGCAGGAACATAGAAAAAAGACGTCTGAGCTGAAGCTAAGATAGCTTTAATGGTTAGTTTTCCTTAGCTTCAGctcaggcatgaagacctgagcTGAAGCTAAGCGGGGCTGTGAAGCAAAGCTAGCTTTAGCTCGCAAATTCCTAACTTCAGTTAGCTTGTAGCTTCATAGTTTCATTTAGCTCGTAGCTTCATAGTCTGACTCGTGCTGTTGGTGATTGTCTGGAACTGTTTATCTTTTAGCTCGTAGCTTTATATATTCAGTTAGCTCATAACCTGTGCATGAGCTCCATAGATCCATAGCATCATAGCTCCGGCTAGCTCTTAGCTAATCCTAACCCGCTTCCTGCACGCTGCTGTACGCTCACggtgtgtataaatataatgtatatatatatatattatatatatttatgtgtgtgtgtgtcacctgtatGAGCTCGTCCAGACTCTCCTGCAGACTGTTCCCCAGAGTTGTGTTCCTGTACAGCTGGTACGCCATGATGGAGCCTGTTCCTTCCCTCCGGCTCTTTACCGGAAACAGAGAATTGTCACTTCCGGTttaacttttcaaaacaaagataCAATGCTACTGATACCGGTTtaatgtttcaaaataaaaatacaatactaCTGATACCGGTTTAacgtttcaaaataaaattacaatacTAATGATACCGGTTTAACCTTTCAAATTATAGATACAACATAACTGATACTGGTTTAACATTTCAAAATTAAGATACAATACTACTGATACCAATATTGTACTTATGCCATAAATTCAGattataatacgggtagatgaaatcaagcattctgattggttgagagtgagtcacggggtgtactGTATTGAGCCataatgtactgtatttatctgagcgttccatatcagtgcaccctcaaaataacaggtagatTTTGCGTGACTGTTAGTTGTCATTTCAAGCAATCAATGCCTGCACAGCATCTTGGTCCAAACTCTCTCTAATGCTGGTTGGAAGCAAGAGAAATCATGTTAGTGAGTGGACATGAACCCcaaagctcccttcaaagctactgggCACCAATAGTCAATGAAAGACAGCGTTGGAGTAATATCCTTGCTGGAGAAGGCACTTCAACACCGAGCCAccggcaaagagagcaagagtggtcGGAAGCGATATCATCAGAGACAAAGGGGACATGAGAAACGTTTTCCACAGATGCACAATtaatggagatatccaaatcaacataaacaattcaattcaattcaggttatattgtatagcccaaaataacaaattataaatttgcctcagagtgctttacaatctatacatATACAACATCACTGacttttgacctcacattggatcaggaaaaactcccagaaaaactgaaaaaaaccttttttcaaGGGAAGACagtttcaggagagcaacagaggaggatccctccccggatggacagaagcaatagatgtcatgtgaccagatgaacagagttacagagttacaacacactcaatgaatatgacaagtatgaataattagtagtagccatggaccacgatccagacctccacaatccatgaaacagaaggaggaagagaggagggggggggggggcatcatcAGTGCAACAGAGGCaggaaactttatttaaaactcTGTCTTCTGTCATGAAATATTATGTATGATGTAttataaaagaggagcttgataactgaaggctctggctcccatcctacttttaggactctaggaaccacaagtagccccgcatttagtgagcgcagctctctagtgggccAATATGGTATGCGTCGGGCCTAACAACTCCCTCCGGCCAATTCATTtcaatttacacattttatttggattACAATCAGGCTGAcgacatttttttattcaatcaTGTGTCATCTAAAGGATTGATTGTACTGTTTTTTATGTTGCTGGATGCCTGTGGATGCTTGTACAAAGcaggctgtagctcatggggagcggttcccgctctccccatagttcatgttgaagtgtccttgagcaagacactgaacccccagttgctccccgggcgcttcactgcagcccactgctccttaataactaaagatgggtcaaatgcagagaatacTTTCCCaactgtgggattaataaaagtgtactGGAACATTATCAACTGTGAGCCCACTGTTAGTAGTGGACAATTaactgaggtcaaaggtcacacatGGTTAGGATTAGGCATGAGTTCCAGATGGTGAATACAGTGAGGGCCTAAGATAAGGAGATGGTTGAGGTTAGGATACAGGAACGACTGTATGAGAGAGTCAGGGAAACATGGATTAGAAGCAGGAGGCACAGCCCAGTTGGGGAGTTGGGGCTGTCCTTCACTGCGCCACACCACGCCACTCCGATTTCTCCTTGAGGCCTTTAGGATGTGTGCTATCCAAATTGGAGGTCCGGATCCATTTCTGCTTTTCAGTACATGTTGTGTCTATGTTGGGTGAATCTAACTGAAATGGTGTTGCCGGTTTCACCCACATATTTCAATTCACATTGTTTACATGTAATCAAGTAAATGCAGTTTGGGGATTTAGGACTGCCATGGGTCTGTGAGTAAGAAACCTCATTAGTATATTGATTAGTGAACCAGTCTCAGTGTTTAAAATGTCCCCCATGCCATGGCTTTGGGTTTGTTTCACATTTTTTGCTGAGCTTTAACCAGAAAATCTTGTAAATGATAAATGGACCTATACTTGTAGAGtgtttttctagtcttccgaccattcaaagctctttaacactatatgacatcattcacacactgatgagaGGGGCTAAGGTTCAATGGTGCTGTGATGCTGCAGCCTGTGACGCTGCAACATGTGATGTAGTTTTTGAAGTTGTTTGTAATCACTCTGACAAGCTGCACTGTAGATGGGGAGAAGATGGTCACAAATTGAAGGTCAGAGCTCACCACAATAGGTTTGGTCTGCAGAAAGACCTGAGACCCCATCTAAGAAAAGAGCTAGAGCACCCTCTGCTGGTCAGAGTTGCAAACAGCACTTTGACTCCTGCTTGCTTCATGTTCTGCTAAGCCTCAGCAGCTGTGACTTCTTTAAGCCTGCACACATGTGTTTCTATGGGCACTAGTTTTGtagagcagagtgtgtgtgtctgtctctttaagaataccttaatgtccagtgtgtgagtttcatggaAACAGGCTTCTTTGAATGTGGTGGTGTCCATCAAATCAACAGAGGTCAAACTACTAAAGATTTGAGTTTGAAGGGGACATTGTGCTTTTTCAAAGATGTCCCCCCTCCCAGATGTCATCTAGAAGCCTGTAATAATATCAGGGCTTTCTTTAGACATGCAGATAAAGCTGAGGTTTCCCTTTGAGCCATGAATATGTTTGCATAGGCCGGATCGCTTCCCCAAAGCTTTGCCTTTATCCTGCAGGAAATATTCTccattgaattgaaaataagtTTTGGTCAAATTGATTTCCAGCAGCTGTATTAACtctttatcttgttttttttgtctgggtgtttcagaaacacatttttttgatGGCTTGTATGCCCTCGTTAATGGCACAAAATGAGAATAGTGTATTGTCGTGATCAAACCTCCTCAGGTTGGGTTTTCCTTTAATTAGGCCAATAAGATAATAATCTCCAAAAGTCTTTGCTGACCAGCTGGCCCCCATCTTCACGCAGATCTTCAACCGAtcactggagctgtgtgaagtcccaTCATGCTTCAGGCGCTCCATGATCATCCCGGTGTCACACCTGTAtttcaagttgggtttttgtcctgtctccatgtttgttttgtgacttcctgttttattttggaaattaactctcctctcgtttcaggttacttgcccttcctcatgtgtcaccagtctgattgtcttccctgattcctgattgtgggttcatcactctgatgaacacttaatcacctccatctgcactacttgtaCTATTTccacctttctgcactaacatccccaatttattgtcattgttgttatttgttatattgtacatacatgttgctaccttgctgtctttaatgtcttctttatatttatcccgtcatttgtaatttaaatatgtatgtacgacgagagcgtacgtgtaaccggagtctaATTCcgtgtatgtgcacacatacatggccaataaagctggtTCTGATATCATGCTACAGTTGTACTTATATTAAGGCACAACATATGTGTATTGTACATGATCTGTAAGTGTACAGCTGGTCATGACTAAATGTTTGATTATTTCATTGTCTATTAATACAGTCAATGTGATGCTTTCAAgatattttattgaaaaaaacagctgcattctgaaatgtacaaaaactaaatgttcctaaaatatcaaatatcacACAAATGAACATTAAATTAAcgatacagtatatatatacatacacacatatatatatatatacactcacactatctactgtatatatatatatatatatatatatagtagatAATGTATCCATGAACATATTTACAATACAAGTGCTGAAACTAACATCCACATTatctggtttcagcttctcaaaagttgttcaaaatatttttgataattatatttattctaGTGCAataattatattcatattagTTACATAATGGCATTAATACTAATACAATATATTGATTGCTTCAGAGGCTACTGACAGAACCCGCACAGGCgaccttcctcttcttccaccactcGGCCCCCCTCTGCTTGGCGGCCTCCAGCTCCCGCTCAAAGAAAGGAGATGCTGCTAAGTCCTCAAAGGACATGCGGGTGTCTTTGAGGCGCTTTAAAGACCTCGGTGGAGCAGTAGAAATACTGTTTTCGCCTGAAAGGAGAAATGAACCGAGGAACCGTCAGCCAGATAACGTTGCTTTGGCTGACCGCAGGCTAAACACTTCCTAGGCatctgctggtgctgctgctcctccaggtACTCACAGGTGGAGGGACGAGGGTTGCAGGAGGCAGGGTTGTGACCGTTTTGGCTGCcacaaactctgccacagctgCTGTGTCTTCAACACCTTCTATGGGCTGGTGTTCAGAGTTTTGTGGCCAGATGCTTCACATATCTGGAGATATGTTGACATGTGGTAGGATGAAATAAAGTGTTTGGGTCAGTGCACACCCCCTGAACCATGGCAGTGTAGTCATCATCCACCTGCTTCAGCATGCGTGGAGCTCCATGGTGCTTCATCAGACGCCTGTCAATGGCAGCTCTCATGGCTTCTGTCCACCGGCCGTGTTCCAGCACTTGGTTAATGCCTCCTGTTTTAATGGGTCCGGTGGAAAGGAGGATACAGACAGCGGTGCTGTGAATAAATACAGTGATAAAGCACATGTTTATTGTTAGAATACATATATggtgatgtgtttttatattttcaggATTATTGTTAATGAACAATATATTAAGACGAGTCTTGTTATTATGTATTTGATTTCCACGGCTGGTTCTAAGTGCAAAGTCCATATGAGTGGTCGTAGAGGGGTCATTTGAAAGCTACCTGTGGTAGACGACAACATCAAAGGTGGCTGGAACTTAACATCAGGCCCCTCCTGAAAGGACAGGATGGGCACAGCTGCAAGTGGAGCTTCCCTGACAGTGGCACTGGTCTCCTGAAATAAAGCATCACATGGAGATGACAATAATTATTGACAATTTGATCATGATTATTGATAATTGACTGAGAATTTATCTGGATTACCTGACAGCCTGTGGCCTCTACAGCTGTAGGGAAATGATGATCCGTCTCCATGGCGACAGCAGCTGCCATGTTTGGctataaaataagataagataagataatcctttattagtccctcagtggggaaattacaggattacagcagcattgctcacagtaataagtaaaacaagtagtataataacagaattaagataaaagagtcaaaaacaagaagaatattatatatacagaccgagtagaaatagaataaagtggataaagtgtataaaataaatttaaaaattaaaaagtacttaaacgtattagtattgcacaactgggctaaagtgctgttcagtgcgaaatccaaagtgttcaagtgtttgtgtcctactgggagctcagcttgttgtgcagcctgacagcagcggggagaaaggacctgcggtacctctcccccagacaccggggatgaatcagccggtggctgaaggagaaaggacctgcggtacctctcccccagacaccggggatgaatcagccggtggctgaaggagaaaggacctgtggtacctctcccccagacaccggggatgaatc containing:
- the gtf2a2 gene encoding transcription initiation factor IIA subunit 2; translated protein: MAYQLYRNTTLGNSLQESLDELIQTQQITPQLALQVLLQFDKAINTALANRVRNRVNFRGSLNTYRFCDNVWTFVLNDVEFREVTDLVKVDKVKIVACDGKSESTQNKSDK